In the Acidimicrobiia bacterium genome, one interval contains:
- a CDS encoding PD-(D/E)XK nuclease family protein, producing MTLETLSPSRAGDFKHCPQLFKFRAIDRLPEPTTVYQARGTTAHLALQRLFDLPAEQRTPDTLFDLFRAAWAEVRAGEYEGLFESVEDERAWGIESLELLANYFAVEDPTAFDPIERELDMLEDLGGITIRGILDRMEKDAAGRLVITDYKTGKAPPERYALPAFFALKIYALLIRQRTGTTPDAIQLIYLNGPTVYRIDINDAQLDAMDRQLRALWSAIDKAITTGHFPPRPSRLCDWCSFQDLCPAFNKSVDGTERLAVAVGE from the coding sequence ATGACGCTGGAGACCCTGTCACCGAGTCGGGCTGGTGACTTCAAGCACTGCCCGCAGCTGTTCAAGTTCCGTGCCATCGATCGGCTCCCCGAGCCGACGACGGTGTACCAGGCGCGGGGGACCACGGCCCACCTCGCGCTCCAGCGGCTCTTCGACCTCCCGGCTGAGCAGCGGACACCCGACACCCTGTTCGATCTGTTCCGTGCCGCGTGGGCCGAGGTTCGGGCCGGGGAGTACGAGGGGCTCTTCGAGTCTGTCGAGGACGAGCGTGCCTGGGGGATCGAGAGTCTCGAGTTGCTCGCCAACTACTTCGCCGTGGAGGATCCGACCGCTTTCGACCCGATCGAACGGGAACTCGACATGCTCGAAGACCTCGGCGGCATCACGATCCGGGGGATCCTCGACCGCATGGAGAAAGACGCCGCCGGTCGGCTCGTGATCACCGACTACAAGACCGGCAAGGCTCCCCCGGAGCGGTACGCCCTACCGGCCTTCTTCGCCCTGAAGATCTATGCCCTGCTCATCCGCCAGCGGACCGGAACGACACCCGACGCCATTCAGCTCATCTACCTCAACGGTCCGACCGTGTATCGGATCGACATCAACGACGCCCAACTCGATGCCATGGACCGTCAGTTGCGCGCCCTGTGGTCGGCGATCGACAAGGCGATCACCACCGGGCACTTCCCACCGCGGCCGAGCCGGCTCTGTGACTGGTGCTCGTTCCAAGACCTATGCCCGGCGTTCAACAAGAGCGTCGACGGCACGGAGCGGCTGGCGGTGGCTGTCGGAGAGTGA
- a CDS encoding DUF3800 domain-containing protein has protein sequence MYLCYVDEAGDAQPIPLASASPTVVAPVFVLGGLIIDASEVGALSAAYLDLKTRFYPGLMSSLSHHLDSVLVEVKASDIRRAVRSGSRDERRTAIGFVDRVFDLLETHDARLIARVWVKTPGASFNGRSTYTYSMQALCRAFQQYLISNDGEGMVVADSRTHQLDERVAHSLYTMKHRVLGDELNRVVEVPTFGRSGNHVGLQIADLVNGVLFPMATRTYCAGVITGVHVAPQYDTLRMRYGSRFQDLQYRYSDISGRWRGGITVSDPVGRQPGSALFSPP, from the coding sequence ATGTACCTCTGTTACGTCGATGAGGCGGGTGATGCTCAGCCGATACCCTTGGCAAGCGCGAGCCCGACCGTAGTTGCGCCGGTCTTCGTGCTGGGTGGCCTCATCATCGACGCAAGCGAGGTCGGAGCGCTTTCAGCGGCCTACCTCGATCTCAAGACCCGGTTCTACCCCGGTCTGATGTCGTCATTGAGCCACCATCTGGACTCGGTGTTGGTTGAGGTCAAGGCTTCAGATATCCGCAGGGCCGTGCGGAGCGGCTCGCGCGACGAGAGAAGGACAGCGATCGGGTTTGTGGACCGAGTGTTCGACCTACTCGAAACACACGACGCCCGCCTGATCGCCCGAGTGTGGGTCAAGACACCCGGCGCCTCCTTCAATGGTCGCTCCACCTACACCTACTCGATGCAAGCACTGTGCCGAGCGTTCCAGCAATACCTGATCTCCAACGACGGAGAAGGCATGGTTGTCGCGGACAGCCGGACTCACCAGCTGGATGAGAGAGTGGCCCATTCTCTGTACACGATGAAGCACCGAGTCCTCGGTGACGAGTTGAACCGGGTTGTAGAAGTGCCGACCTTCGGACGCAGCGGGAATCACGTCGGACTACAGATCGCGGATCTGGTGAACGGCGTGCTGTTCCCGATGGCAACGAGGACCTACTGCGCAGGCGTAATCACAGGCGTCCACGTCGCACCGCAGTACGACACCTTGCGGATGCGGTATGGCTCTCGGTTTCAGGACTTGCAGTATCGCTACTCCGATATCAGCGGTCGGTGGCGTGGAGGAATCACGGTTTCCGACCCGGTGGGGCGCCAGCCTGGGTCAGCCCTATTCTCACCCCCGTAG
- a CDS encoding PIN domain-containing protein has product MAFRVLYDANAVFGALQRSILVRVGVAQARFNLRVLLTDAILDEMVDAVRRKYSDFSETQGESLKLAIKEAIPDCLVTGYNYAIESVTIADPDDGHVVAAAIHSNSQLIITDDVAFTSDALEPHGLEAQSPDDFLTDLFDLNPATVRQIVNDEASERNCDTEELIDLLEQRGLIRLAQHLRRD; this is encoded by the coding sequence GTGGCCTTCCGCGTCCTCTACGACGCAAACGCCGTATTCGGTGCGCTGCAACGGAGCATTCTTGTTCGTGTTGGTGTGGCGCAGGCCAGGTTCAACCTTCGGGTCCTTCTCACTGACGCCATCCTTGACGAGATGGTTGACGCGGTTCGACGGAAGTACTCGGACTTCAGTGAGACGCAGGGTGAGAGCCTGAAACTCGCGATCAAAGAGGCCATCCCAGATTGCCTGGTGACCGGGTACAACTACGCGATCGAGAGCGTCACCATCGCGGACCCTGACGATGGGCACGTTGTGGCCGCCGCAATCCACTCAAACTCACAACTGATCATCACCGATGACGTAGCGTTCACATCCGACGCCCTCGAACCCCACGGTCTCGAAGCACAGAGCCCAGACGACTTCCTCACCGACCTGTTCGACCTAAACCCCGCGACGGTCCGACAGATCGTCAACGACGAGGCATCTGAAAGGAACTGTGACACCGAGGAGCTAATCGACCTCCTGGAGCAGCGCGGCTTGATCCGCCTCGCCCAACACCTGCGCCGCGACTGA
- a CDS encoding DNA sulfur modification protein DndB, translating to MSTPDIPTLPKTLSGLQPTDDYVAQQTSQGGRLHYAVALPLSQVPVVLPVPDPAIPLEDNRQVRVNHAQSFAEYIKKNAEWHAGPLTVRTTARAVSFEPFPGGDYGTLKVGVLKVPRNDRRSFRIVDGQHRVLGVSRLLEQLSNEVTNQVSKVAAAKRNGEPAAAVNSLQEKLRDLERIQKRVSEDSIFMDLIIENDTEKARQIFVDVANNAVGVTKSVTSRFDSRKVVNRALHGLLSDGDLSPALIGRVDLQQDRIGGANPNLLGAKHVADIIRIVAVGPTGRVSRAQEKTLDAELLARQANRFFEVLSKGFPEIEAIATGRKGPAELRPRSLVLSTTMLRVLAGVYYNLKTNSASEADIVSFFNRLAKHMEAPVDGTTPSGQLLLGATTSEAFTDGATAPGARAQQVRELATVLTEWATTPPPGF from the coding sequence ATGTCCACACCAGATATTCCGACGCTTCCTAAGACTCTTTCGGGTCTTCAGCCGACGGATGACTATGTCGCGCAACAAACGTCCCAGGGCGGGCGGCTTCACTATGCGGTCGCGTTGCCACTTTCGCAGGTGCCGGTGGTGCTTCCTGTTCCGGACCCGGCCATACCGCTCGAAGACAACCGACAGGTCAGGGTCAATCACGCTCAGTCCTTCGCCGAGTACATCAAGAAGAACGCGGAGTGGCATGCCGGTCCCCTGACAGTTCGGACCACAGCGCGCGCCGTCTCGTTTGAGCCCTTTCCCGGGGGGGACTACGGGACTTTGAAAGTCGGCGTCCTGAAGGTGCCACGAAATGACCGGCGCAGTTTTCGCATTGTCGACGGGCAACACCGTGTCCTAGGCGTGTCTCGGCTCCTTGAGCAGCTGAGCAACGAGGTCACCAACCAAGTGTCGAAGGTCGCTGCCGCCAAGCGAAACGGTGAACCCGCCGCGGCTGTGAACTCGCTGCAGGAGAAATTGCGTGACTTGGAGAGAATTCAGAAGCGGGTGTCGGAGGACTCAATCTTCATGGACCTGATCATTGAGAACGACACGGAGAAGGCACGTCAGATCTTCGTTGATGTCGCCAACAACGCCGTCGGAGTCACGAAGTCCGTCACCTCGCGCTTCGACTCGAGGAAGGTGGTCAATCGCGCTCTCCATGGCCTTCTAAGCGATGGCGACCTGAGCCCGGCCCTGATCGGTCGAGTCGACCTGCAGCAGGACCGAATTGGAGGAGCCAATCCCAATCTGTTGGGCGCCAAGCACGTCGCAGACATCATCCGGATTGTCGCGGTGGGGCCTACCGGCCGTGTCTCTCGGGCCCAGGAGAAGACGCTTGACGCCGAGCTACTCGCCAGGCAAGCGAACCGGTTCTTTGAAGTGCTATCGAAAGGCTTCCCCGAGATTGAGGCAATCGCAACCGGTAGGAAGGGTCCGGCTGAACTCCGGCCCCGCAGTCTGGTGTTGTCGACCACGATGCTTCGGGTACTGGCTGGCGTCTACTACAACCTGAAGACCAACTCCGCGTCGGAGGCGGACATCGTGTCCTTCTTCAATCGCCTCGCAAAGCACATGGAAGCCCCAGTTGATGGGACGACCCCGAGTGGCCAGCTCCTTCTAGGCGCGACGACGAGCGAGGCATTCACAGACGGTGCGACGGCGCCGGGAGCTCGGGCGCAGCAAGTGCGGGAGTTGGCAACCGTATTGACAGAGTGGGCTACAACGCCACCACCGGGGTTTTGA
- a CDS encoding MFS transporter — protein sequence MPGFLTPRFVSTWFASLFQGMSFFLFVHFPGFLRDDLGASEQQIGVIFAATALSAIAVRPWMGRSIDRLGRRPLFMAGNALNVLVVAAYLKVDAIDPWLFTVRIGHGIAIALVFSAMLAYAADLVPPERRIQGLSLFGVAGLLPIAIGGFLGDLVIGRWGFDGLFITALALAVVALLLTLPLLEVAPRLEPGTAVSFTRPLRQRDLLPMWWISFVFAMTLTGYFTFIRTFVDTTGVGSVGAFFGTYAATAILLRLFFGWVPDRVGPKRVLYPAIAIFGCGLVVLSSAGSTGGIMLAGVLCGAGHGSLFPILFTESFGRAAPRDRGSASAIFTGVFDLGTLVGGPILGSLIVLVGYQSMYLITAGWLVVGTLVFAVWDGDLARRRRRTPDPVGT from the coding sequence ATGCCCGGATTCCTCACGCCCCGGTTCGTCTCGACCTGGTTTGCGTCTCTGTTCCAGGGCATGTCGTTCTTCCTCTTCGTCCACTTCCCCGGGTTCCTGCGCGACGACCTCGGCGCCTCCGAGCAGCAGATCGGTGTGATCTTCGCGGCCACAGCACTCAGCGCCATCGCGGTGCGCCCCTGGATGGGTCGCTCGATCGACCGCCTCGGCAGGCGACCGCTCTTCATGGCGGGCAACGCGCTCAACGTGCTCGTCGTTGCCGCCTATCTCAAGGTCGACGCCATCGACCCGTGGCTGTTCACCGTTCGCATCGGGCACGGCATCGCCATCGCCCTCGTGTTCTCGGCGATGCTCGCCTACGCCGCCGACCTGGTCCCGCCCGAGCGACGCATCCAGGGTCTCTCGCTGTTCGGGGTGGCCGGACTACTTCCCATAGCGATCGGCGGCTTCCTGGGGGACCTGGTGATAGGGAGGTGGGGCTTCGACGGACTCTTCATCACCGCGCTCGCCCTGGCCGTAGTAGCACTGCTACTCACTCTCCCACTCTTGGAGGTGGCGCCGCGGCTGGAGCCGGGAACCGCGGTGTCGTTCACCCGTCCCCTCCGCCAGCGCGATCTGCTCCCCATGTGGTGGATCTCGTTCGTCTTCGCGATGACCCTGACCGGCTACTTCACCTTCATTCGGACCTTCGTCGACACCACCGGTGTCGGCTCGGTGGGCGCGTTCTTCGGCACATACGCGGCGACGGCCATCCTGCTCAGGTTGTTCTTCGGCTGGGTGCCGGATCGGGTGGGCCCGAAACGGGTCCTGTACCCGGCGATCGCCATCTTCGGCTGCGGTCTCGTCGTCCTCTCCAGCGCCGGCAGCACCGGGGGAATCATGCTCGCCGGCGTGCTGTGCGGAGCCGGTCACGGCTCGCTGTTTCCCATCCTGTTCACCGAGTCGTTCGGGCGAGCGGCGCCGCGTGACCGCGGATCGGCGTCGGCGATCTTCACCGGCGTCTTCGACCTGGGCACGCTGGTCGGAGGGCCGATCCTCGGCTCGCTGATCGTGCTCGTCGGCTACCAATCCATGTACCTGATCACCGCCGGTTGGCTGGTGGTCGGCACCCTGGTCTTCGCCGTGTGGGACGGCGATCTCGCTCGCCGCAGGCGACGCACCCCCGACCCCGTCGGTACGTGA
- a CDS encoding YbaK/EbsC family protein translates to MTETPATRAATESGLDHEVIEYGPVASVEEAAEARGVDLRQVVKTIVVRRGEGDFLMVLVPGDRVIDWAKLRSVLGVSRLSLASADEALAATGYTPGAITPFGSTTTLPVIADASIDGLASIGGGAHGVAINVDAAALIKHLAAEVAEVTKET, encoded by the coding sequence ATGACTGAGACACCGGCCACGCGCGCTGCGACGGAGTCGGGTCTCGACCATGAGGTCATCGAGTACGGCCCGGTGGCCAGCGTGGAGGAGGCGGCCGAGGCCCGTGGTGTCGACCTCCGCCAGGTGGTCAAGACGATCGTGGTCCGCCGCGGCGAAGGCGACTTCCTCATGGTTCTGGTCCCAGGGGACCGAGTCATCGACTGGGCGAAACTGCGCAGTGTGCTTGGCGTGTCGCGCCTGTCCCTGGCGTCTGCAGACGAAGCGCTGGCAGCCACCGGCTACACCCCCGGCGCGATCACCCCCTTCGGCTCCACCACCACCCTGCCGGTCATCGCCGACGCCTCCATAGACGGCCTCGCCTCGATCGGCGGCGGCGCCCACGGCGTAGCGATCAACGTGGATGCAGCAGCGCTGATCAAACACCTGGCGGCCGAGGTGGCCGAGGTGACGAAGGAAACATGA
- a CDS encoding RNA-directed DNA polymerase, protein MADVFSRAAPHLDIGAAAQTVTRNDLLPSRPEDKLLGQVGRRLWERISRAMERGQYQPVALIRVPVPKSDFTTRSAALLTLEDRVVYAALTRGLAPRIELALASPEASLWPRSAPVPKRWAEFLRVPLESRPTHIVVADVAGFYETISHSRLASLLIEATGQREVVDALEEFLGRVTRSDRGIPQGLVESDVLATFFLSPVDRSMLIAGHDYWRHGDDVRIAASSYGRGREALALFEDNLRELGLNLNGEKSSVETVSGYAVTLGAHEREKSALQQRYEQAQLAALQSGKPAEIRRVLIHLQVPEEMIDELGDDPDTLIRFAAEWTEGLGPYQRLDMSEAIEILRDDLTPSDVETAKALFRESVKHRPGSGKKAWPKEVFHTTLRESLTTLAAADDGFAIDQCANLLRAYPSETDAIATYLLAVASSQAGDVAEVVAAVLAEKQFVFASQAAWLYRVAETVSGSCPAILIEAARRDAEDGAAHWARRAAAIRLLGTRGELTRVDLARLWKQCPQAFRPDLVIAADLALEAGASWAEVFLDACRGGERILDVLVQHLGVTRAADAAATRSAPVARDDYGPDDEPF, encoded by the coding sequence ATGGCTGACGTTTTCTCAAGAGCGGCACCCCACCTTGACATCGGGGCTGCGGCTCAAACCGTCACTCGGAACGATCTTCTGCCGTCCCGACCGGAGGACAAGTTGCTCGGGCAAGTTGGCAGGCGGCTTTGGGAGCGGATAAGTCGTGCGATGGAACGGGGTCAATATCAGCCGGTCGCTCTCATCAGGGTTCCTGTGCCGAAGAGCGACTTCACTACGCGCTCCGCTGCGCTCCTCACCCTCGAAGATCGAGTGGTCTACGCCGCTCTCACGAGAGGGCTCGCCCCTCGGATTGAGTTGGCCCTGGCAAGCCCAGAGGCGAGCCTGTGGCCCCGATCAGCCCCGGTACCGAAGAGATGGGCCGAGTTCTTGCGTGTGCCTCTTGAGTCGCGACCAACTCACATCGTCGTCGCTGACGTTGCAGGCTTCTACGAGACCATTAGCCACTCTCGGTTGGCATCCCTCTTGATCGAGGCGACTGGCCAGCGGGAGGTGGTCGATGCCCTGGAAGAGTTCCTTGGCAGGGTCACCCGATCAGATCGAGGCATTCCCCAGGGTTTAGTCGAATCAGACGTCCTCGCAACGTTCTTTCTCTCCCCCGTCGACCGTTCAATGTTGATTGCAGGTCATGACTACTGGCGACATGGCGACGATGTTCGCATCGCCGCTTCGTCATACGGGCGCGGTCGCGAGGCGCTCGCTCTCTTTGAGGACAACCTGCGAGAGTTGGGTCTCAACCTGAACGGCGAGAAGAGCAGCGTTGAGACTGTCTCCGGTTACGCGGTAACCCTTGGAGCCCACGAGAGAGAGAAGTCCGCACTTCAGCAGCGCTACGAGCAGGCACAGCTCGCCGCACTCCAGTCCGGCAAGCCGGCGGAGATCCGTCGGGTACTCATCCACCTCCAAGTCCCGGAGGAGATGATCGATGAGCTCGGTGACGATCCCGACACCCTCATTCGGTTTGCCGCGGAGTGGACCGAGGGCTTGGGGCCATACCAGCGTCTCGACATGAGTGAGGCGATCGAGATTCTGCGCGACGATCTCACTCCCAGCGACGTCGAGACAGCAAAGGCCCTGTTTCGGGAGTCTGTCAAGCATCGGCCCGGTTCGGGCAAGAAGGCTTGGCCCAAGGAGGTGTTTCACACGACCCTCAGAGAGTCGCTAACGACGCTCGCCGCGGCTGACGACGGGTTCGCAATCGATCAGTGCGCCAATCTCTTGCGGGCTTACCCGTCGGAGACGGACGCGATCGCGACCTACCTCCTCGCCGTGGCGAGTTCGCAGGCCGGTGACGTTGCCGAGGTGGTCGCAGCGGTCCTCGCGGAGAAGCAGTTCGTTTTCGCGTCCCAGGCCGCCTGGCTCTACCGCGTCGCCGAAACCGTCTCCGGCAGTTGCCCGGCAATACTCATCGAGGCCGCGCGGCGCGATGCAGAGGACGGCGCAGCACACTGGGCACGCAGAGCGGCGGCGATCCGTCTGTTGGGCACGCGCGGCGAGCTCACGCGAGTCGACCTTGCCCGTTTATGGAAGCAGTGTCCACAAGCCTTCCGCCCCGACCTTGTGATCGCGGCCGACCTTGCGTTAGAGGCTGGTGCCTCTTGGGCGGAGGTGTTCCTTGACGCTTGCCGCGGTGGCGAGCGCATTCTTGATGTCCTCGTGCAGCACCTTGGAGTGACCAGAGCGGCAGACGCCGCTGCGACTCGTTCAGCTCCGGTGGCGCGGGACGACTACGGACCAGACGACGAACCATTTTGA
- a CDS encoding M15 family metallopeptidase: MGTRRPPDRRLPKHIYVRRRIAVGVGVILAVVLATTLIGRLFGAGGTSLLDTTTLATPTTTTIPAPPPCTTGDLVISEDPATAWATVVVDTARRLPATYAPDDLVSAANAGFAVGEGVLVRSFLITDLVALRQAAADNGTPVTMLAAYRSFDAQQQILDQRITEFGEEEALRRAARPGHSEHQLGTTVDLTSEGLSDVDQAWGWSPTGLWVAAHAHEFGFLVTYPEGAEAFTCYTYEPWHLRYVGRDLAAAVVESGLTLREYLYAFHTPLGA; encoded by the coding sequence ATGGGAACTCGTCGCCCGCCGGATCGCCGCCTACCGAAGCACATCTACGTGCGCCGCAGGATCGCCGTCGGCGTGGGTGTCATCCTCGCCGTGGTGCTCGCCACGACCCTGATCGGGCGACTGTTTGGTGCCGGAGGCACCTCCCTCCTCGACACGACGACGCTCGCCACGCCGACTACCACCACGATCCCGGCACCGCCGCCCTGCACCACCGGTGACCTGGTGATCTCCGAGGACCCGGCCACGGCATGGGCGACGGTGGTCGTCGACACGGCTCGGCGCCTCCCCGCCACTTATGCGCCAGACGATCTCGTGTCGGCAGCCAACGCTGGCTTCGCCGTCGGCGAAGGCGTCCTCGTCCGCTCATTCTTGATCACCGACCTCGTTGCGCTGCGCCAGGCTGCTGCCGACAACGGAACACCGGTGACGATGCTGGCCGCCTACCGCAGCTTCGATGCGCAGCAGCAGATCCTCGACCAGCGGATCACCGAGTTTGGCGAGGAGGAGGCGCTGCGCCGTGCCGCCCGACCGGGCCACTCGGAGCATCAGCTGGGCACCACGGTCGACCTCACCAGCGAGGGACTGAGCGACGTCGACCAGGCATGGGGATGGTCGCCCACCGGCCTTTGGGTGGCAGCCCATGCCCACGAGTTCGGATTCCTCGTCACCTACCCGGAGGGAGCCGAAGCGTTCACCTGTTACACCTACGAGCCCTGGCACCTTCGATATGTGGGGCGCGACCTCGCAGCCGCGGTGGTCGAGTCCGGCCTCACTCTGCGGGAGTACCTCTACGCCTTTCACACCCCGCTCGGAGCCTGA
- a CDS encoding long-chain fatty acid--CoA ligase produces the protein MMDDFPLLMSTLYDNAVRVHPGREIVSVEYDRSIRRSTYGDTDERVRRLAATLDDLGVDTGDAVATFAWNNQRHHELYWATANTGRVCHTLNIRLFPDQLAYIVNHAADRVLFVDPDLVPLVERFAGELETVEHFVVMGPEVVGDLPNAIAYDDLIADAPSWGAWPILDERSPMMLCYTSGTTGNPKGVAYTQRSTYLHTISSLAVFSISAADTVLPVVPMFHAAAWGYPFSATTVGARIVYPGPDLSPEGLVGLYERERVTFSAGVPTVWAGIQQHLMDHPDADTSSIRALMCGGSAVPRAMIEWFQRDRGIVLQQGWGMTETNPVASISLLLPEHRDLDLDERLDRLETAGLPVPGLQVKIVDEDGAELPHDGDAFGELLIRGPWIAAQYFRDERQEAFVDGWMRTGDVCKITPEGYIVITDRAKDVIKSGGEWISSLDLERELMAHPGVAEAAVIGVKHVKWQERPLALVVRRPGSEVTAEELLEFLDGRVAKWWLPDVIEFAEELPKTGTGKFDKKVVRDRFADVLLDD, from the coding sequence ATGATGGACGACTTCCCGCTGCTCATGTCGACGCTGTACGACAACGCGGTGCGGGTGCACCCGGGCCGCGAGATCGTGTCGGTGGAGTACGACCGCAGCATCCGTCGCTCCACCTACGGCGACACTGACGAGCGGGTTCGGCGGCTCGCTGCCACCCTCGATGATCTCGGGGTGGACACGGGGGATGCCGTGGCCACCTTCGCCTGGAACAACCAGCGCCATCACGAGCTCTACTGGGCGACGGCCAACACCGGCCGCGTCTGCCACACCTTGAACATCAGGCTGTTCCCCGATCAGCTCGCCTACATCGTCAACCACGCTGCCGATCGCGTGCTCTTCGTGGACCCCGACCTGGTGCCGTTGGTGGAGCGGTTCGCTGGCGAATTGGAGACAGTGGAGCACTTCGTGGTCATGGGGCCGGAGGTGGTCGGTGATCTCCCCAACGCCATCGCCTACGACGACCTGATCGCCGATGCCCCGTCCTGGGGCGCTTGGCCGATCCTCGACGAGCGATCCCCGATGATGCTCTGTTACACGTCAGGCACGACCGGTAACCCCAAAGGCGTCGCCTACACGCAGCGGTCCACCTACCTGCACACGATCTCGTCGCTCGCCGTCTTTTCGATCTCGGCCGCGGACACGGTGTTGCCCGTGGTTCCCATGTTCCACGCCGCCGCCTGGGGGTACCCGTTCTCGGCGACCACCGTCGGCGCCCGGATCGTCTACCCGGGACCCGACCTCTCGCCGGAAGGGCTGGTCGGCCTCTACGAGCGCGAGCGGGTGACCTTCTCGGCAGGAGTGCCGACCGTGTGGGCGGGCATCCAGCAGCACCTGATGGACCATCCCGACGCGGACACCTCTTCGATTCGGGCGTTGATGTGTGGAGGGTCGGCGGTGCCGCGGGCGATGATCGAGTGGTTCCAGCGCGATCGGGGGATCGTTCTGCAGCAGGGGTGGGGGATGACCGAGACCAATCCGGTGGCCTCGATCTCACTGCTCCTTCCCGAGCACCGGGATCTCGACCTCGACGAACGCCTCGACAGGCTGGAAACGGCGGGGCTGCCGGTGCCGGGGCTCCAGGTGAAGATCGTCGACGAGGACGGCGCCGAACTGCCGCACGACGGTGATGCGTTCGGCGAGCTGCTCATTCGCGGCCCGTGGATCGCCGCCCAGTACTTCCGGGACGAACGCCAGGAGGCGTTCGTCGACGGCTGGATGCGGACCGGCGATGTGTGCAAGATCACTCCCGAGGGATACATCGTCATCACCGACCGTGCCAAGGACGTGATCAAATCGGGCGGGGAGTGGATCTCGTCGCTCGACCTGGAGCGCGAACTGATGGCCCATCCAGGGGTCGCCGAGGCGGCGGTAATCGGCGTCAAGCACGTCAAGTGGCAGGAACGGCCGCTGGCGCTGGTGGTGCGGCGCCCTGGCTCCGAAGTGACCGCCGAGGAGTTGCTGGAGTTCCTGGACGGTCGGGTGGCCAAGTGGTGGCTACCCGATGTGATCGAATTCGCCGAGGAGTTGCCCAAGACGGGCACCGGCAAGTTCGACAAGAAGGTCGTCCGCGATCGCTTCGCCGACGTCCTGCTCGATGACTGA
- a CDS encoding LLM class flavin-dependent oxidoreductase produces the protein MRIGLIAQLHGSPDGSKPAPTWERVLRLASAAEAVGFDSFVFEDALLYRGPKETYGCLESMSIAAALAAATGRINIGQSVVNAPYRSPALTAKMAVTIDEISGGRYLFGIGAGNTPDSDYEAFGFPTDHRYSRFAEAIEIIHGLLKSGSVDYDGDFHSAKQSELVLQGPRPGGPPIIIAAGGPKMMRLAAQYADAWNWWSTDHRTATETLTPLVEELERACEEVGRDPDTLVRTLDAYTLDPMNSAEADGATGIGHPLSGSPEEITSTLLGFQSLGFTEVRCDLYPKTVEAVEAMADVVERVHAC, from the coding sequence ATGAGAATTGGGCTAATCGCTCAGCTGCACGGAAGCCCAGACGGGTCGAAGCCGGCCCCCACCTGGGAACGGGTTCTCCGCCTTGCCAGCGCGGCCGAAGCCGTGGGATTCGACAGCTTCGTGTTCGAGGACGCACTCTTGTATCGCGGTCCCAAGGAGACCTACGGCTGCCTGGAGTCGATGTCCATCGCGGCGGCGCTCGCAGCCGCTACGGGCCGGATCAACATTGGCCAGTCCGTCGTCAACGCTCCCTATCGATCTCCGGCCCTCACCGCGAAGATGGCGGTGACTATCGATGAGATATCGGGTGGGCGCTACCTGTTCGGCATCGGCGCTGGCAACACCCCGGACTCGGACTATGAGGCGTTCGGGTTCCCGACCGACCACCGGTACTCACGCTTCGCGGAGGCGATCGAGATCATCCACGGTCTGCTCAAGTCGGGTTCCGTCGACTACGACGGCGACTTTCACTCCGCCAAGCAATCTGAACTGGTACTCCAAGGCCCGCGCCCGGGTGGCCCGCCGATCATCATCGCCGCCGGGGGCCCGAAGATGATGAGGCTGGCCGCCCAGTACGCCGACGCGTGGAACTGGTGGTCCACCGACCACCGGACCGCGACAGAGACACTGACCCCCTTGGTAGAAGAGCTTGAACGAGCCTGCGAAGAGGTCGGCAGAGATCCCGACACTCTGGTGCGGACCCTCGACGCCTACACCCTGGATCCCATGAATAGCGCCGAGGCGGACGGAGCGACAGGGATCGGACACCCACTCTCCGGTTCGCCCGAGGAGATAACCAGCACACTCCTCGGGTTCCAGTCCCTCGGCTTCACCGAAGTACGTTGCGACCTCTACCCGAAGACCGTAGAAGCCGTCGAGGCGATGGCCGACGTAGTCGAGAGAGTGCACGCTTGCTGA
- a CDS encoding excisionase family DNA-binding protein has translation MLADFLRRHPTPSTRVMLVADDVGAPTMITVPSEALKMFIEVLDHLKDGVGVSIVPQSAELTTQQAADLLGVSRPFLIDKVLLPNGPLEFRTVGRHRRIRFVDLDTFRKAEAARRKRAADRVTKIGIDAGLDD, from the coding sequence GTGCTCGCCGACTTCCTGCGTCGTCATCCCACCCCATCCACACGCGTGATGCTCGTCGCTGATGATGTTGGTGCTCCAACCATGATCACAGTCCCATCTGAGGCTCTCAAGATGTTCATCGAGGTCCTCGACCACTTGAAGGACGGCGTGGGAGTCTCGATCGTGCCACAGAGTGCAGAACTCACGACTCAGCAAGCCGCGGACTTGTTGGGCGTGTCCCGGCCATTCCTGATTGACAAGGTCCTGCTGCCGAATGGACCCCTTGAGTTTCGCACTGTGGGGCGTCACCGCCGGATTCGGTTTGTCGACCTGGACACATTTCGGAAGGCCGAGGCTGCCCGACGGAAGAGGGCCGCCGATCGCGTAACCAAAATTGGCATAGATGCCGGGTTGGACGACTGA